Below is a genomic region from Procambarus clarkii isolate CNS0578487 chromosome 63, FALCON_Pclarkii_2.0, whole genome shotgun sequence.
GCCTGGAGGCCCACGTCCCGTTTTCTTTACCATCCCTTCCCTCACACCATTCATTCCATTTATAAAATAAAATGGTGGTACCTTCACATTCCCATCTCGTGGtggacaacccgtcctcttaatagaacgtcgcatttttgaCGTATACTGAGGCTTAAGGCaaaaaaaaatctgtcatattagaaaatggtagcggctcgcgaaattggccccagtctcccgttttctgttcggggatcctctggtaggttaggataagggcaagtTAGTACGgctgtttcttgacgttggggactaGACGGCAgcgttacagtcatgtgctccacacccacccaactgggcggcagctttacagtcatgtgctccacacccacccaactgggcggcagctttacagtcatgtgctccacacccacccaactgtgcggcagctttacagtcatgtgctccacacccacccaactgggcggcagctttacagtcatgtgctccacacccacccaactgggcggcagctttacagtcatgtgctccacacccacccaactgggcggcagctttactgtcatgtgctccacacccacccaactgggcggcagctttacagtcatgtgctccacacccacccaactgggcggcagctttacagtcatgtgctccacacccacccaactgggcggcagctttacagtcatgtgctccacacccacccaactgggcggcagctttacagtcatgtgctccacacccacccaactgggcggcagctttacagtcatgtgctccacacccacccaactgggcggcagctttacagtcatgtgctccacacccacccaactgggcggtagctttacagtcatgtgctccacacccacccaactgggcggcagctttacagtcatgtgctccacatccacccaactgggcggcagctttacagtcatgtgccccacacccacccaactgggcggcagctttacagtcatgtgctccacatccacccaactgggcggcagctttacagtcatgtgccccacacccacccaactgggcggcagctttacagtcatgtgctccacacccacccaactgggcggcagctttacagtcatgtgctccacacccacccaactgggcggcagctttacagtcatgtgctccacacccacccaactgggcggcagctttacagtcatgtgctccacacccacccaactgggcggcagctttacagtcatgtgctccacacccacccaactgggcggcagctttacagtcatgtgctccacacccacccaactgggcggcagctttacagtcatgtgctccacaccctcccaactgggcggcagctttacagtcatgtgctccacacccacccaactgggcggcagctttacagtcatgtgctccacacccacccaactgggcggcagctttacagtaatgtgctccacacccacccaactgggcggcagctttacagtcatgtgctccacacccacccaactgggcggcagctttacagtcatgtgctccacacccacccaactgggcggcagctttacagtcatgtgctccacacccacccaactgggcggcagctttacagtcatgtgctccacacccacccaactgggcggcagctttacagtcatgtgctccacacccacccaactgggcggcagctttacagtcatgtgctccacacccacccaactgggcggcagttttacagtcatgtgctccacacccacccaactgggcggcagttttagagtcatgtgcctcacacccacccaactgggcggcagctttacagtcatgtgctccacacccacccaactgggcggcagctttacagtcatgtgccccacatccacccaactgggcggcagctttacagtcatgtgctccacacccacccaactgggcggcagctttacagtcatgtgctccacacccacccaactgggcggcagctttacagtcatgtgccccacacccacccaactgggcggcagctttgaaTGAagaacttacacatttattggacaccattgatggtgttatctctgaatgccGCGATTttgttcacattccattatataatgacacaaagtgtgggaatagttctgctgacagagtttacatttagtcaagtctacatcagcaggtggtgtaaactgccagaggtacttgtagccgagcctaagcctagcagtggtaacatctagaagtctgctaacattattggatgacccatagacgtgcggttcttcctgcataatagaatgatgatagatggagcaactggtgtgaatgtcaccttgcctcaagtctacgagattgtgttgatgttcccggaatattgctgccctcaggctgctcaaaggcagtccaagatggtcatcaactccctctttacgagcaaaagtcttggccaactcatcatttcatcatgcattcggagaccaatatgggaaggactcCACAGGagtcaaactctgactccatcattgattatttcattatatctgtgtctagcttcagagtgcATTTTACCCCATGCCCAAGTGCATTCTACCCTATGCCCGAGTGTACTCTACCCCATGCCCGAGTGTATTCTACTCCATGCCCGAGTGCATTCATCCCCATGCCCGAGTGCATTCTACCCCATGCCCGAGTGCATTCTACCCCATGCCCGAGTGCATTCTACCCCATGCCCGAGGGCATTCTACCCCATGCCCGAGGGCATTTAACCCCATGCCCGAGTGCATTCTACCCCATGCCCGAGTGCATTCTACCCCATGCCCGAGGGCATTCAACCCCATGCCCGAGTGCATTCTACCCCATGCCCGAGTGCATTCTACCCCATGCCAGAGTGTATTCTACCCCATGCCCGAGTGCATTCTACCTCATGCCAGAGTGTATTCTACCCCCATGCCAGAGTGCATTCTACCCCATGCCCGAGTGCATTCACCCTATGCGCGAGTGCATTCAACCTCATGCACGAGTGCATTCTACCTCATGCCCGAGTGCATTCTACCCCATGCCAGAGTGTATTCTACCCCATGCCAGAGTGCATTCTACCCCATGCCCGAAGGCATTCTACCCCATGCCCGAGTGCATTCACCCTATGCGCGAGTGCATTCTACCTTATGCCCGAGTGCATTCAACCCCATGCCCGAGTGTATTCTACCCAATGCCCTAGTGTATTCTACCCCATGCCCGAGTACATTCTACCCCATGCCCGAGTGCATTCAACCTCATGCCCGAGTGCATTCAACCCCATGCCCGAAGGCATTCTACCCCATGCCCGAGGGCATTCTACCCAATGCCCGAGTGTATTCTACCCAATGCCCGAGTGTATTCTTCCCAATGCCCGAGTGTATTCTACCCCATGCCCGAGTGCATTCTACCCCATGCCCGAGTGTATTCAACCCCTGCCCGAGTGTATTCAACTCCATGCCCGAGTGCATTCTACCCCATGCCCGAGTGTATTCAACCCCTGCCCGAGTGTATTCAACCCCATGCCCGAGTGAATTCAACCCCATGCCCGAAGGCATTCTACCCCATGCCCGAGGGCATTCTACCCAATGCCCGAGTATATTCTACCTAATGCCCGAGTGTATTCTACCCCATGCCCGAGTGAATTCAACCCCATGCCCGAAGGCATTCTACCCCATGCCCGAAGGCATTCTACCCCATGCCCGAGTGCATTCTACCCCATGCCCGAGTGTATTCAACCCCTGCCCGAGTGTATTCAACCCCATGCCCGAGTGCATTCTACCCCATGCCCGAGTGCATTCAACCCCATGCCCAAGTGCATTCTACCCCATGCCCGAGTGCCATTGGGGTCATGGGGTCAACTATTTCATCTAGTCCAGGTTAAAGGCACACAACAGGATATATcaaaagctacgggctcaccatagcccgtgctgcttggaatttTTTGCTCCAGGCAGTTAATTttaaacaactacaacaacaggaTACATCAAATGATAATCCAGAGGAGTACAAAAGTTTCCATCACTTTAAATACTTGAAAGTAAAGTAAAAACTTGAAAGTAAAGTGAGGCCTGTGTTGTATCAACAGTACTATGTTctgtgaaaaaaatatatatttgtgtatgtaATTGGTAGgttttggaagcagtctttctcATAGTCAAGTGCTATTCAACATGACTAATAGAGTTACGTCATTGAGTCTAGCACGAATTATCTCTAAATAAATGTAACTGCCTAATGATAGATTGATGAGTGTTGATGAGAAAGGAAAATGAACCTTATCGATCTTTGCGTTTAAGATCGGGAATTCCTTGACAAGGAGGTGCAATagatactctgagagagagagaactatcaacatcagaggcccgagactgttcaacacgcttccactacacataagggacataactggccgacccctcacagagttcaagagagaactatcaacatcagaggcccgagactgttcaactcgcttccactacacataaggggcataactggccgacccctcacagtgttcaagagagaactatcaacatcagaggcccgagactgttcaacacgcttccactacacataaggggcataactggccgacccctcacagtgttcaagagagaactatcaacatcagaggcccgagactgttcaacacgcttccactacacataagggacataactggccgacccctcacagtgttcaagagagaactatcaacatcagaggcccgagactcttcaacacgcttccactacacataagggacataactggctgacccctcacagtgttcaagagagaactatcaacatcagaggcccgagactgttcaacacgcttccactacacataaggggcataactgaccgacccctcacagtgttcaagagagaactatcaacatcagaggcccgagactgttcaatacgcttccactacacataatgggcataactggccgacccctcacagtgttcaagagagaactatcaacatcagaggcccgagactgttcaatacgcttccactacacataatgggcataactggccgacccctcacagtgttcaagagataactggataaacacctacaaaagatacctaatcaaccaggctgtgactcatacatctaacagcctggtcgaccagtccatCAACCAGGAAGGGCCTATCTTAGACCTACTTTCTCAAAATATGAAATTTGCTTCCAACGGCCACCACAAGGACGTCCCCCTAGCGGACGAACCTGGTACTAAGGACATAAACATCCGGTATGGCCGGTCAGGAGGAAGACCCGGGCACCAATCACTTGATAATTCATTTTCTTTTCCACCCCTCGACCACCCTCGTGGCCCCCACCCTCAGGACCCCCACCCTCAGGACCCCACCCTCGTGACCCCACCCTCGTGACCCCACCCTCGTGACCCCACACCCTCAGGACCCATATCTGATCACGACGAGACAGACAGACGTATAAAGATGGCCGCTGGACCCGCCAACGACACCTTGCTTTATCAAGCCATCAGCGCCGAGATTAACAAAGAAGTTGACAGTGAAACTACTCATTCAAAGAGCTGTTTGAGAGCCTAATGGCCATTTACCCCCGCAGTCTACGCCGATAATTAGGGAGGAAAAATCTATTCAACACAACTCCATTTTATCCATACAAAATACACGTGTATTTTACCCAGCTTTACCCACGTCAGGATAGACCTTTACCCACGCCAGGATAGACCAGGAAAAGGTCCCGCCCACACCCCCAGAGTAGCCTCCACCTAGACTACCCCCAGTGTAGCCTCCACCTAGACTACCCCCAGTGTAGCCTCCACCTAGACTACCCTCAGTGTAGCCTCCACCTAGACTACCCTCAGTGTTGCCTCCACCTAGACTACCCTCAGTGTTGCCTCCACCTAGACTACCCCCAGTGTAGCCTCCACCTAGATTACCCTCAGTGTAGCCGCCACCTAGACTACCCTCAGTGTAGCCTCCACCTAGACTACCCCCAGTGTAGCCTCCACCTAGATTACCCTCAGTGTAGCCTCCACCTAGACTACCCTCAGTGTAGCCTCCACCTAGACTACCCTCAGTGTAGCCTCCACCTAGACTACCCCTCAGTGTAGCCTCCACCAAGACTACTCTCAGTGTAGCCTCCACCTAGACTACCCTCAGTGTAGCCTCTACCTAGACTACCCTCAGTGTAGCCTCCACCTAGACTACCCCCAGTGTAGCCTCCACCTAGATTACCCTCAGTGTAGCCTCCACCTAGACTACCCTCTGTGTAGCCTCCACCTAGACTACCCCCAGTGTAACCTCCACGTAGACTACCCCCAGTGTAGCCTCCACCTAGACTACTCCCAATGTAGCCTCCACCTAGACTACCCTCAGTGTAGCCTCCACCTAGACTACCCTCAGTGTAGCCTCCACCTAGACTACCCCCAGTGTAGCCTCCACCTAGATTACCCTCAGTGTAGCCTCCACCTAGACTACCCCCAGTGTAGCCTCCACCTAGATTACCCTCAGTGTAGCCTCCACCTAGACTACCCTCAGTGTAGCCTCCACCTAGACTACCCCCAGTGTAGCCTCCACCTAGATTACCCTCAGTGTAGCCTCCACCTAGATTACCCTCAGTGTAGCCTCCACCTAGACTACCCCCAGTGTAGCCTCCACCTAGACTACCGTCAGTGTAGCCTCCACCTAGACTACCCGCAGTGTAACCTCCACCTAGACTACCCCCAGTGTAGCCTCCACCTAGACTACCCTCAGTGTAGCCTCCACCTAGACTACCCTCAGTGTAGCCTCCACCTAGACTACCCCCAGTGTAGCCTCCACCTAGATTACCATCAGTGTAGCCTCCACCTAGACTACCCTCAGTGTAGCCTCCACCTAGACTACCCCCAGTGTAGCCTCCACCTAGATTACCCTCAGTGTAGCCTCCACCTAGACTACCCTCAGTGTAGCCTCCACCTAGACTACACTCAGTGTAGCCTCCACCTAGACTACCCTCAGTGTAGCCTCCACCTAGACTACCCGCAGTGTAGCCTCCACCTAGACTACCCTCAGTGTAGCCTCCACCTAGACTACCCTCAGTGTAGCCTCAACCTAGACTACCCTCAGTGTAGGCTCAACCTAGACTACCCTCAGTGTAGGCTCCATCTAGACTACCCTCAGTGTAGCCTCCACCTAGACTACCCTCAGTGTAGCCTCCACCTAGACTACCCTCAGTGTAGCCTCCACCTAGACTACCCTCAGTGTAGCCTCCACCTAGACTACCCCCAGTGTAGCCTCCACCTAGACTTCCCCTCAGTGTAGCCTCCACCTAGACTACCCCTCAGTGTAGCCTCCAGCTAGACTACCCCTCAGTGTAGCCTCCATCTAGACTACCCCTCAGTGTAGCCTCCACCTAGACTACCGTCAGTGTAGCGTCCACCTAGACTACCGTCAGTGTAGCCTCCACCTAGACTACCCCCAGTGTAGCCTCCACCTAGACTACCCCTCAGTGTAGCATCCACCTAGACTACCGTCAGTGTAGCCTCCACCTAGACTACCCCTCAGTGTAGCCTCCACCTAGACTACCCCTCAGTGTAGCCTCCACCTAGACTACCCCTCAGTGTAGCCTCCACCTAGACTACCCCTCAGTGTAGCCTCCACCTAGACTACCGTCAGTGTAGCCTCCACCTAGACTACCCCTCAGTGTAGCCTCCACCTAGACTACCCCTCAGTGTAGCCTCCACCTAGACTACCCCTCAGTGTAGCCTCCACCTAGACTACCCCTCAGTGTAGCCTCCACCTAGACTACCCCTCAGTGTAGCCTCCACCTAGACTACCGTCAGTGTAGCCTCCACCTAGACTACCGTCAGTGTAGCCTCCACCTAGACTACCCCTCAGTGTAGCCTCCacctagactactgtcagtgtagcctCCACCTAGACTACCGTCAGTGTAGCCTCCACCTAGACTACCCCTCAGTGTAGCCTCCACCTAGACTACCGTCAGTGTAGCGTCCACCTAGACTACCGTCAGTGTAGCCTCCACCTAGACTACCGTCAGTGTAGCCTCCACCTAGACTACCGTCAGTGTAGCCTCCACCTAGACTACCGTCAGTGTAGCCTCCACCTAGACTACCCCTCAGTGTAGCCTCCACCTAGACTACCCCTCAGTGTAGCCTCCACCTAGACTACCCCTCAGTGTAGCCTCCACCTAGACTACCCCTCAGTGTAGCCTCCACCTAGACTACCGTCAGTGTAGCCTCCACCTAGACTACCGTCAGTGTAGCGTCCACCTAGACTACCGTCAGTGTAGCCTCCACCTAGACTACCGTCAGTGTAGCCTCCACCTAGACTACCGTCAGTGTAGCCTCCACCTAGACTACCGTCAGTGTAGCCTCCACaacaacacaccgccatagcatcaTGTACATACATCACTCCACCATAGAAAAAGTCGTGTGGCTTGTTTATGCCAGCTCCTGTACCCAGCCCCAGCTGGGTCTTGCTTAGCCATCTCAAGTGAAGGCTTTCAAACAACGGGATTAATATTTACCTCGCTGGTGACGAGCAGGGATTACTCTCGGTCAGTATCTCGGAGGGAAGGAACATGTCCTCATATGGGATGAACCTTTGACTCGATCTCGTCGAGTCATAACTCCTGCACAAGCCTAAGTCTCAGGATTTTGAATTTACAAATAAAAAATGTCGCacatttaaattaaaaaatatatgtttggtgaTTATTTCTACAACTCTTTATCAGAGAATATCACCGGGTCTTACACCGTATATTTTATGGTTAGAGATGAGTGTGGAGGAGCTGGGAGCGTCCCCCGGGCCGTGAGGTTAAGCCTAGCCCACCTGTAGGGAAATACACccctggctgttgttgttgttgttttagatttagctactcagaacgaagtgtccatgtagcacggcctatggtgagccccggAAAACCACTGGCAGACCAGTGTGTTTATAGTCCTCTGTGCTTGCAATCACAGTGgacctcacctaggtgtgcttgcgggggttgagctccggctctttggtcccgcctctcaaccgtcaatcaacaggtgtacaggttcctgagcctattgggctctatc
It encodes:
- the LOC123769703 gene encoding uncharacterized protein, with translation MKEFKIITEEIMRYLQTNPGVCSSSVESISNQIQDEIRISSEIFYQTGPGVERYELGGKATEIRSRHEDRKGSLGGGYTEGSLGGGYTAGSLGGGYTEGSLGGGYTECSLGGGYTEGSLGGGYTEGNLGGGYTGGSLGGGYTEGSLGGGYTDGNLGGGYTGGSLGGGYTEGSLGGGYTEGSLGGGYTGGSLGGGYTAGSLGGGYTDGSLGGGYTGGSLGGGYTEGNLGGGYTEGNLGGGYTGGSLGGGYTEGSLGGGYTEGNLGGGYTGGSLGGGYTEGNLGGGYTGGSLGGGYTEGSLGGGYTEGSLGGGYIGSSLGGGYTGGSLRGGYTGGSLGGGYTEGSLGGGYTEGNLGGGYTGGSLGGGYTEGSLGRGYTEGSLGGGYTESSLGGGYTEG